The Caulobacter sp. FWC26 genome contains a region encoding:
- a CDS encoding anhydro-N-acetylmuramic acid kinase, whose translation MKILGFMTGTSLDAVDMAVLETDGVEIHAFGPAGERKLREATRDLLLRTTDIARAWPRGAPEPAIFEEARRAVADEHFQAAESFLDEHGLSSGEFDLLGVHGQTVLHERPTAERLGRTVQLLDAERLAKACGRPVAFDFRTADVAAGGEGAPLAPIYHAARARASGLTAPVAALNVGGVANITLIGADGTLLAFDTGPGNGMIDLMLQERGLGRFDEDGRLALAGRVDEAALASLLDSPYFDAPAPKSLDRYDFSLAPVAHLCAEDAAATLVAFTAEAVFKAFAQTGEAPSALIVCGGGRHNPAIMRTLAERAPVPVQTAEAYGWRGDSIEAEAFAYLAARTAKGLPISFPGTTGVPAPMTGGRIVAP comes from the coding sequence ATGAAGATCCTGGGATTCATGACCGGCACCTCGCTGGACGCGGTCGACATGGCGGTGCTGGAGACCGACGGCGTCGAGATCCACGCCTTCGGGCCGGCGGGGGAGCGCAAGTTGCGGGAGGCGACCCGCGATCTGTTGCTAAGGACCACCGACATCGCCCGCGCCTGGCCGCGTGGCGCGCCCGAGCCAGCGATCTTCGAAGAGGCCCGCCGCGCCGTGGCCGACGAGCATTTCCAGGCTGCGGAAAGTTTTCTGGACGAGCACGGTCTCTCGTCGGGTGAGTTCGACCTGCTAGGCGTCCACGGCCAGACCGTTCTTCACGAGCGGCCGACGGCCGAGCGACTGGGCCGTACGGTGCAGTTGCTGGACGCCGAGCGCCTGGCAAAGGCCTGCGGCCGGCCGGTGGCCTTCGATTTCCGCACCGCCGATGTCGCCGCCGGCGGGGAGGGCGCGCCGCTGGCGCCGATCTATCACGCTGCGCGCGCCCGGGCCTCAGGCCTGACCGCCCCTGTGGCGGCGCTGAATGTCGGCGGGGTCGCCAACATCACCCTGATTGGCGCGGACGGTACGCTGCTGGCCTTCGACACCGGCCCCGGCAACGGCATGATCGACCTGATGCTGCAGGAGCGGGGCCTGGGCCGTTTCGACGAGGATGGCCGCCTCGCCCTGGCCGGCCGTGTCGACGAGGCCGCCTTGGCGAGCCTGCTCGACAGCCCCTATTTCGACGCCCCGGCGCCCAAGTCACTGGACCGCTATGACTTCTCGCTGGCGCCGGTCGCGCACCTCTGCGCCGAGGACGCGGCGGCGACCCTGGTGGCCTTCACAGCCGAGGCGGTGTTCAAGGCCTTCGCTCAGACCGGCGAGGCGCCCAGCGCCCTGATCGTCTGCGGCGGCGGGCGGCACAATCCGGCGATCATGCGGACCCTGGCCGAGCGCGCGCCCGTGCCGGTCCAGACCGCAGAGGCCTACGGCTGGCGCGGCGACAGCATCGAGGCCGAAGCCTTCGCCTATCTCGCCGCCCGCACGGCCAAGGGCTTGCCGATCAGCTTCCCCGGAACCACGGGCGTCCCAGCGCCGATGACCGGCGGGCGGATCGTCGCGCCCTGA
- a CDS encoding peroxiredoxin, giving the protein MLQPGDKAPDFDLPTDTGRVSLAALKGKNVVLYFYPKDDTAGCTSEALQFSSEVEEFQKLGAVIIGVSKDSAASHAKFRAKHDLTIELAADPLGDVVEAYGAWVEKSMYGRKYMGIDRSTFLIDREGVIREIWRKVKVPGHIKAVMNAAKAIK; this is encoded by the coding sequence ATGCTGCAGCCCGGCGACAAGGCTCCCGATTTCGACCTGCCGACCGACACCGGTCGCGTCAGCCTGGCGGCGCTCAAGGGCAAGAATGTCGTCCTGTACTTCTACCCCAAGGACGATACCGCCGGCTGCACCTCCGAGGCGCTGCAGTTCTCGTCGGAAGTCGAAGAGTTCCAGAAGCTCGGCGCGGTGATCATCGGGGTCTCCAAGGACAGCGCCGCCTCGCACGCCAAGTTCCGCGCCAAGCACGACCTGACTATCGAACTGGCGGCCGATCCGCTGGGTGACGTCGTTGAAGCCTATGGCGCCTGGGTCGAGAAAAGCATGTATGGCCGCAAGTACATGGGCATCGATCGGTCGACCTTCCTGATCGACCGCGAGGGCGTCATCCGTGAAATCTGGCGCAAGGTAAAGGTGCCGGGCCACATCAAGGCCGTGATGAACGCCGCCAAGGCCATCAAGTAG
- a CDS encoding polymer-forming cytoskeletal protein, whose protein sequence is MFSKQAKSNKTPARIEPLPAPMAAAPAEAARRAPPKVASLLSADLTIEGSVTGEGELQIDGVVKGDVRVGRLTVGETGHVEGSVYAEAVEVRGRVVGAITSKQVRLYGTSYVDGDITHEQLAMETGAFFQGRSLKFQRPAAAPAPAPAPHPEQLAIAKAPA, encoded by the coding sequence ATGTTCAGCAAGCAAGCTAAATCGAACAAGACCCCGGCTCGGATCGAGCCGCTGCCCGCGCCGATGGCCGCCGCGCCGGCCGAAGCCGCGCGCCGGGCGCCGCCCAAGGTGGCCTCGCTGCTTTCGGCCGACCTGACGATCGAGGGAAGCGTCACCGGCGAGGGCGAGCTGCAGATCGACGGCGTGGTCAAGGGTGATGTCCGCGTTGGCCGCCTCACCGTCGGCGAGACCGGCCATGTCGAAGGCTCGGTTTACGCCGAGGCTGTCGAGGTTCGCGGTCGCGTGGTTGGTGCGATCACGTCCAAGCAGGTGCGCCTGTACGGAACCTCGTACGTGGATGGCGATATCACCCACGAGCAACTCGCCATGGAAACGGGCGCTTTCTTCCAGGGACGCAGCCTGAAGTTCCAGCGCCCGGCGGCTGCGCCGGCCCCGGCCCCCGCGCCGCATCCGGAACAGCTGGCCATCGCCAAGGCTCCGGCCTGA
- a CDS encoding penicillin-binding protein 1A, producing the protein MDLKPTERWMAIAGVAVLSAIAVAGFAIAIYAAWLFHDMPDAGELQDYRPPTATRVYAWDGTLIGEYSKERRIFIPYDQIPPQLAQAFLAAEDRNFFQHGGVDVGGLSRAMVKNIGNAVRGRRLEGGSTITQQVAKNVLLTSDATVGRKFKEAILAHRLEQSLTKQQILELYLNEIWLGYRSFGVGAAAYNYFGKSLPDLTLAECAYLASLPKGPDNYHPIRNRAKAIGRRNWVLGQMAEQGWVSKADAQKAMAEPLAVQAAPKRAAYRDADYFVEEVRQRGMATLGPRLNEGGYYMRTTLDPRLQSAARVALMDGLEKYDRRHGWRGAWGHVQPDELNWEKTALAKAAPSERSKWRAALVTSNDGRVRLVKKEGEGQIVSEDLAWAKAGKGLKAGDLVFVEKTDAGGYRLRQIPAVNGALVAMEPYTGRVVALVGGYSYSLSNFNRATQAMRQPGSSFKPFVYAAALENGYTPASVIVDSAITFKGANGEEWSPENYHKEFYGAQPLRKGLEQSINAMTVRLAQGVGMKKIVDFAKRAGVVRDMDPVLAMALGAGETTPFKLTAAYAPFVNGGRRIEPHLIELVQDREGKVIFRADKRDCERCDAGFNGDESPRFPAPGEQVMDPVTAYQITSMLQGVVQRGTAAAVSSLGRPLAGKTGTTNEYRSAWFVGYSPNLIVGVFIGFDDNRSLGEGETGATGPVPMFMDFMKVALEGQPVVDFKPPKNAKFAMVRGVREAFRPGTEPKVEVAPTGGPIPYQELPPGLPPVAPPPAQPGKPTQKVDPLSGLY; encoded by the coding sequence GTGGATCTGAAACCCACCGAACGATGGATGGCCATCGCGGGCGTGGCGGTGCTTTCGGCTATCGCCGTCGCGGGCTTCGCGATCGCGATCTATGCCGCCTGGCTGTTCCACGACATGCCCGACGCGGGTGAACTGCAGGACTATCGTCCGCCGACCGCGACGCGTGTGTATGCCTGGGACGGCACCCTGATCGGCGAGTATTCGAAAGAGCGCCGGATCTTCATCCCCTATGATCAGATCCCGCCTCAGCTGGCGCAGGCCTTCCTGGCGGCTGAGGATCGTAACTTCTTCCAGCACGGCGGCGTGGATGTTGGCGGGCTCTCGCGGGCCATGGTCAAGAATATTGGCAATGCGGTGCGCGGGCGTCGCCTCGAGGGGGGCTCGACGATCACCCAGCAGGTGGCCAAGAACGTCCTGCTGACCTCGGACGCAACCGTCGGGCGCAAGTTCAAGGAAGCCATCCTGGCTCATCGCCTGGAGCAGTCGCTGACCAAGCAGCAGATCCTTGAGCTCTACTTGAACGAAATCTGGCTGGGTTACCGCTCGTTCGGCGTCGGGGCTGCGGCCTACAACTACTTCGGCAAATCCCTGCCGGACCTGACCCTGGCCGAATGCGCCTACCTCGCCTCGCTGCCCAAGGGGCCGGACAACTACCATCCGATCCGGAACCGAGCGAAGGCGATCGGCCGCCGCAACTGGGTGCTGGGGCAGATGGCCGAACAGGGCTGGGTCTCGAAAGCCGACGCCCAGAAGGCCATGGCCGAACCTTTGGCCGTGCAAGCCGCGCCCAAGCGCGCCGCCTATCGCGACGCAGACTACTTCGTCGAGGAAGTCCGCCAGCGGGGGATGGCGACCCTTGGCCCTCGCCTGAACGAAGGCGGCTACTACATGCGCACGACCCTGGATCCGCGCCTGCAAAGCGCGGCGCGGGTGGCGCTGATGGACGGGCTGGAAAAGTATGACCGTCGCCACGGCTGGCGCGGCGCCTGGGGCCATGTCCAACCCGACGAACTCAATTGGGAAAAGACGGCGTTGGCCAAGGCCGCGCCCTCCGAGCGGTCGAAGTGGCGCGCGGCGCTGGTGACGTCCAACGACGGCCGCGTCCGGCTCGTCAAGAAGGAGGGCGAAGGCCAGATCGTCAGCGAGGACTTGGCCTGGGCCAAGGCGGGCAAGGGCCTGAAGGCGGGAGACCTGGTCTTTGTCGAGAAGACGGACGCCGGCGGCTACCGTCTGCGCCAGATCCCGGCGGTCAATGGCGCTCTCGTGGCGATGGAGCCCTATACGGGACGAGTCGTGGCGCTGGTCGGCGGCTACAGCTACTCGCTATCCAACTTCAACCGCGCCACCCAGGCGATGCGCCAGCCCGGCTCGTCGTTCAAGCCCTTCGTCTACGCCGCAGCGCTGGAGAACGGCTACACGCCCGCCAGCGTGATCGTCGACAGCGCCATCACCTTCAAGGGCGCGAACGGCGAGGAGTGGAGCCCCGAGAACTATCACAAGGAGTTCTATGGCGCGCAGCCGCTGCGCAAGGGTCTGGAGCAGTCGATCAACGCCATGACCGTGCGCCTGGCTCAGGGCGTCGGCATGAAGAAGATCGTCGATTTCGCCAAGCGCGCGGGCGTGGTCCGCGACATGGACCCGGTGCTCGCCATGGCCCTGGGCGCTGGGGAGACAACGCCCTTCAAGCTGACGGCGGCCTATGCGCCGTTCGTCAATGGCGGGCGTCGCATCGAGCCGCACCTGATCGAGTTGGTGCAGGATCGCGAGGGGAAGGTGATCTTCCGCGCCGACAAGCGTGACTGCGAGCGGTGCGACGCGGGCTTCAACGGCGACGAGAGCCCGCGCTTCCCCGCGCCCGGCGAGCAGGTCATGGACCCCGTCACGGCCTACCAGATCACCTCCATGCTGCAGGGCGTCGTCCAGCGCGGCACCGCCGCCGCCGTCAGTTCTCTAGGGCGGCCGCTGGCTGGCAAGACCGGCACGACCAATGAGTATCGCAGCGCCTGGTTCGTCGGTTACTCGCCCAACTTGATCGTCGGGGTGTTCATCGGCTTTGACGACAACCGTTCGCTTGGCGAGGGCGAGACCGGCGCTACAGGCCCGGTGCCGATGTTCATGGATTTCATGAAGGTCGCGCTGGAAGGCCAGCCGGTGGTCGACTTCAAGCCGCCGAAGAACGCCAAGTTCGCCATGGTGCGCGGCGTGCGCGAGGCCTTCCGGCCGGGCACCGAGCCCAAGGTCGAGGTCGCGCCGACCGGTGGACCGATCCCTTATCAGGAACTCCCGCCAGGCTTGCCGCCCGTCGCGCCGCCGCCGGCGCAACCTGGCAAGCCCACACAAAAGGTGGATCCGCTGAGCGGGCTCTACTGA
- the tyrS gene encoding tyrosine--tRNA ligase, translated as MKPSHTDQAVLDGPPRPLESRSMSAASSFKSEFLRTLEARGYIHQITHPEELDTAAQGGPIVAYIGFDATAPSLHVGSLIQIMLLRRLQQAGHKPIVLMGGGTTKVGDPTGKDESRKLLSDADIQANIAGIKTVFSKFLTFGDGPTDAIMVDNDVWLSKFGYVQFLREYGVHFTVNRMLAFDSVKLRLEREQPMTFLEFNYMLMQAVDFLELNRAHGCVLQMGGSDQWGNILNGVELTRRVDQKSAFGLTTPLLATASGAKMGKTAAGAVWLNAEQLSPYDYWQFWRNTEDADVGRFLKLFTDLPLDRIAELEALQGAQINEAKKVLADEATRMAHGAEEARKARDAAEKAFEQGALSADLPTFEIASADLEAGVVLAALFADAGLAGSRGEARRLAQGGGLKVNDKAEADANRLITAADLVEGVVKLAAGKKKIVLVKPV; from the coding sequence ATGAAACCCTCACACACTGACCAAGCCGTGCTAGACGGCCCGCCACGTCCACTAGAGAGTCGATCCATGTCCGCCGCCTCGTCCTTCAAGTCAGAGTTCCTGCGAACCCTGGAGGCGCGCGGCTACATCCACCAGATCACCCATCCGGAGGAATTGGACACGGCGGCGCAAGGCGGCCCGATCGTCGCCTACATCGGCTTCGACGCCACCGCGCCCAGCCTCCACGTCGGTTCGCTGATCCAGATCATGCTGCTGCGTCGCCTGCAGCAGGCCGGCCACAAGCCGATCGTCCTGATGGGCGGCGGCACGACCAAGGTCGGCGATCCCACGGGCAAGGACGAGAGCCGCAAGCTGCTGAGCGACGCCGACATCCAGGCCAATATCGCCGGCATCAAGACGGTGTTCTCGAAGTTCCTGACCTTCGGCGACGGCCCCACCGACGCGATCATGGTCGACAACGACGTGTGGCTGTCGAAGTTCGGCTACGTCCAGTTTCTGCGCGAATACGGCGTGCACTTCACCGTCAACCGGATGCTGGCGTTCGATTCCGTCAAGCTGCGCCTTGAGCGCGAACAGCCGATGACGTTCCTTGAGTTCAACTACATGCTGATGCAGGCGGTGGACTTCCTGGAGCTGAACCGCGCCCATGGCTGCGTGCTGCAGATGGGTGGCTCGGATCAGTGGGGCAACATTCTGAACGGCGTCGAGCTGACCCGCCGCGTCGACCAGAAGAGCGCCTTCGGTCTGACGACGCCGCTCCTCGCCACCGCCTCGGGCGCCAAGATGGGCAAGACGGCGGCGGGCGCTGTGTGGCTGAACGCCGAGCAGCTGAGCCCCTACGACTACTGGCAGTTCTGGCGCAACACCGAGGACGCCGACGTCGGCCGCTTCCTGAAGTTGTTCACGGACTTGCCGCTGGATCGCATCGCCGAGTTGGAAGCGCTGCAAGGCGCCCAGATCAATGAGGCCAAGAAGGTGCTGGCCGACGAGGCCACCCGCATGGCCCACGGCGCGGAAGAAGCCCGCAAGGCCCGCGACGCGGCCGAAAAGGCGTTCGAGCAAGGCGCGCTCTCGGCCGACCTGCCGACCTTCGAGATCGCCTCTGCGGATCTGGAGGCCGGCGTCGTGCTGGCGGCCCTGTTTGCTGACGCTGGCCTGGCCGGCTCGCGCGGCGAAGCGCGTCGTCTGGCCCAGGGCGGCGGCCTGAAGGTCAACGACAAGGCCGAAGCCGACGCGAACCGTCTGATCACCGCCGCCGACCTCGTCGAGGGCGTGGTCAAGCTTGCTGCGGGCAAGAAGAAGATCGTGTTGGTGAAGCCTGTTTAG
- a CDS encoding N-acetylmuramoyl-L-alanine amidase, producing MRRSLISFARMGWVRAILIVGGLTVAGVAVATANGSAPPAGVQKVRFGGDRQETRVVIDLDRAAAGKLIADGMADQRLVIGLPNVMVSGELQGAGQGLVKRWLIDEAAGGARLRLDLAGKAEVRRRFLLPPGDGATAYRYVIDLKAVDAVAVAPAPRLSLTETPAKAPPLRLKKVVVIDAGHGGKDSGALGANIHEKEVTLAAAKALKERLERTGRFQVVLTRETDTFVPLESRVQIARRADADLFISLHADSGPDATTRGASVYTLSEKGADRVGRVLEKDDWLMKANLPGRDRAVSQILLDLSQRATKNRSAAFAQLLLANVGEETPLLRRSHRDAGFIVLLAPDVPAVLLEMGFITNPEDEAFLSAKASRARLVDAVADSIEAYFSSGLRKS from the coding sequence ATGCGTAGGAGTCTCATCAGTTTCGCTCGTATGGGCTGGGTCAGGGCGATCCTGATCGTCGGCGGTTTGACCGTCGCCGGCGTGGCTGTCGCCACCGCGAACGGCTCCGCACCGCCGGCCGGCGTCCAGAAGGTTCGCTTCGGTGGGGATCGCCAGGAAACCCGCGTGGTGATCGATCTGGATCGCGCCGCCGCCGGCAAGCTCATCGCCGACGGCATGGCCGACCAGCGCCTCGTCATCGGGCTGCCGAACGTCATGGTTTCAGGCGAGCTGCAAGGGGCCGGCCAAGGGCTGGTCAAGCGCTGGCTGATCGACGAGGCGGCCGGCGGCGCACGCTTGCGGCTGGATCTCGCCGGCAAGGCGGAGGTCCGTCGACGGTTTCTGCTGCCGCCCGGCGACGGCGCGACGGCCTATCGCTATGTCATCGACCTCAAAGCCGTGGACGCCGTCGCCGTCGCACCGGCGCCGCGTCTCAGCCTGACGGAAACGCCGGCCAAGGCCCCGCCGCTTCGTCTCAAGAAGGTGGTCGTCATCGACGCCGGCCATGGCGGCAAGGACTCCGGCGCGTTGGGCGCCAATATCCACGAGAAGGAAGTCACCTTGGCCGCCGCCAAGGCGCTGAAAGAGCGTCTCGAACGCACCGGCCGCTTCCAGGTGGTGCTGACGCGCGAGACCGACACTTTCGTCCCGCTCGAATCGCGCGTGCAGATCGCCCGCCGGGCGGACGCCGATCTCTTCATCTCCCTACATGCTGACTCGGGGCCGGACGCCACGACGCGCGGCGCTTCGGTCTATACCCTCTCTGAGAAGGGCGCCGATCGCGTCGGCCGCGTCCTCGAGAAGGACGATTGGCTGATGAAGGCCAATCTGCCAGGCCGTGACCGCGCGGTCAGCCAAATCCTGCTCGACCTGTCGCAACGGGCGACCAAGAACCGCTCGGCCGCCTTCGCGCAACTGCTTCTGGCGAACGTGGGCGAGGAGACGCCTCTGCTGCGTCGCAGCCACCGGGACGCCGGATTTATTGTGCTGCTGGCGCCCGACGTGCCGGCGGTGCTTCTCGAAATGGGCTTCATCACCAATCCCGAGGACGAAGCGTTCCTATCGGCCAAAGCCAGCCGTGCGCGCCTGGTCGACGCGGTGGCGGACTCCATCGAGGCCTATTTCTCCTCGGGCCTGCGCAAGTCGTAA
- a CDS encoding peptidoglycan DD-metalloendopeptidase family protein, which yields MAIKRFKRLRQSLEALFPERHIYIRSGGEMRGYVFSTNKQLLGAAGVAVSALWMGVCTAAMMVNALAVSSTDQQVIRQKAYYERLNADRQARLNSAVAQLSATNGSLEDLAASVEKRHAALALLVSDFKGVPGAAEALTVAKPRLLAASPVQRVQATRMDQERLIDAAESFAKSRAERLRLAMRMAGLDAGNYTGRGVSLGGPLIEAKDPRALAAVLDVDEEFASRIQRAANDMSDMRSLGAAAKKLPFYRPTSNPALSSSYGVRFDPFTRRPAFHSGLDFPGAFYTPIMATAPGVVSFTGVRSGYGNTVEVDHGGGFKTRYAHLATIGVRVGQRVAIGSRVGGMGSTGRSTGPHLHYEVWVNGKAQNPNRFLKAGEYVQQAS from the coding sequence ATGGCGATCAAACGCTTCAAGCGACTGCGGCAATCACTGGAAGCCCTGTTTCCTGAGAGGCACATCTACATCCGCTCCGGCGGCGAGATGCGCGGCTATGTGTTTTCCACCAATAAGCAGCTGCTAGGAGCCGCCGGCGTCGCTGTCAGCGCGCTGTGGATGGGCGTTTGCACCGCCGCCATGATGGTCAACGCCCTGGCGGTCAGTTCGACCGACCAGCAGGTCATCAGGCAAAAGGCCTATTACGAGCGGCTCAACGCCGACCGGCAGGCGCGCCTGAACAGCGCCGTGGCGCAACTGTCCGCCACGAACGGCTCGCTGGAAGATTTGGCTGCCTCGGTCGAGAAGCGTCACGCCGCCCTCGCCCTCCTGGTTTCCGATTTCAAGGGCGTCCCCGGCGCCGCGGAGGCTCTCACGGTCGCCAAGCCGCGGCTGCTCGCCGCCAGCCCCGTACAACGGGTGCAGGCCACCCGGATGGATCAGGAGCGCCTGATCGACGCCGCCGAAAGCTTCGCCAAGAGCCGCGCCGAGCGTCTGCGCCTGGCCATGCGCATGGCCGGCCTGGACGCGGGCAACTACACCGGTCGCGGCGTGTCGCTGGGCGGTCCGCTGATCGAGGCCAAGGACCCGCGCGCCCTCGCCGCCGTCCTGGACGTGGACGAGGAATTCGCCAGCCGCATCCAGCGCGCCGCCAACGACATGTCGGACATGCGGTCGTTGGGCGCGGCGGCCAAGAAGCTGCCGTTCTATCGTCCGACCAGCAATCCGGCCCTGTCGTCCAGCTACGGCGTCCGGTTCGATCCCTTCACCCGCCGGCCCGCCTTCCACTCGGGTCTCGATTTCCCGGGCGCTTTCTACACGCCGATCATGGCGACGGCGCCGGGCGTCGTGTCGTTCACCGGTGTCCGCTCCGGCTATGGCAACACCGTCGAGGTCGACCATGGCGGCGGATTCAAGACCCGCTACGCTCACTTGGCGACGATCGGGGTTCGTGTGGGCCAGCGCGTCGCCATCGGATCGCGCGTCGGGGGAATGGGCTCGACGGGCCGCTCCACAGGCCCTCACCTGCACTACGAAGTGTGGGTCAACGGCAAGGCGCAGAATCCCAACCGCTTCTTGAAGGCTGGTGAGTATGTTCAGCAAGCAAGCTAA
- a CDS encoding alpha/beta hydrolase gives MPDVILTGASGRIEGRYSPGKTETAPIALILHPHPKAGGHMNHPVSVQLYHLFMKRGFATLRFNFRGVGRSQGEFDSGIGELADAATALDWLQTSNPAASQTWVAGFDFGAYIGMQLLMRRPETDGFISVSPPTNMYDFSFLAPCPASGLFLTGSADTITPPVEVERVVTKLRTQKGITIDYEVIDKASHFWTEHLPSVEKSVSDYLDKRLAENPI, from the coding sequence ATGCCTGATGTGATTTTGACCGGCGCGTCCGGCCGGATCGAAGGTCGCTATTCTCCGGGCAAGACCGAAACGGCGCCGATCGCGCTGATCCTGCATCCGCACCCCAAGGCCGGCGGTCACATGAACCACCCGGTCTCGGTGCAACTGTACCACCTGTTCATGAAGCGTGGCTTCGCGACCCTTCGCTTCAACTTCCGCGGCGTGGGCCGCAGCCAGGGCGAGTTCGACAGCGGCATCGGCGAGCTGGCCGACGCCGCCACGGCGCTGGACTGGCTGCAGACCAGCAACCCGGCCGCGAGCCAGACCTGGGTCGCCGGCTTCGACTTCGGCGCCTATATCGGCATGCAGCTTTTGATGCGCCGCCCGGAAACGGACGGCTTCATCTCGGTGTCGCCGCCGACCAACATGTACGACTTCAGCTTCCTGGCGCCCTGCCCGGCCTCGGGCCTGTTCCTGACCGGTTCGGCCGACACCATCACCCCGCCGGTCGAGGTGGAGCGCGTCGTCACTAAGCTGCGCACCCAGAAGGGCATCACGATCGACTACGAGGTCATCGACAAGGCCAGCCACTTCTGGACCGAGCACCTGCCCAGCGTCGAAAAGAGCGTCAGCGACTATCTCGACAAGCGCCTGGCGGAAAACCCGATCTAG
- the prfB gene encoding peptide chain release factor 2 (programmed frameshift), whose translation MRPDVEAAAADIEQSVGLLRRRLDWDVALRKLDELNARVEDPTLWDRPSEAQAVSRERANLAAKVEAVQSIERDLKDALEYAELAEMESDEDSLNDARAQLKSLKERAGRAELEALLSGEADGNDCYVEINSGAGGTESCDWAGILLRMYTRWANAHGMTTELIEETDGDQAGIKSATLLVKGPNAYGWLKTEAGVHRLVRISPYDSSARRHTSFASAWVYPVVDDNIEIEINPSDVRTDTYRASGAGGQHINKTDSAVRLTHIPTGIAVACQAGRSQHQNREEAWKMLRARLYEAELQKREAAQQALEDTKTDIGWGHQIRSYVLQPYQMVKDLRTNVETSDTQGVLDGDLDAFMAASLAQRVGHTRDGGEAA comes from the exons ATGCGACCGGATGTCGAGGCCGCTGCGGCCGACATCGAGCAGTCCGTGGGACTGCTCAGGAGGCGTCTT GACTGGGACGTCGCTCTCCGCAAGCTCGATGAGCTGAACGCCCGGGTCGAGGACCCCACGCTTTGGGACCGCCCGTCGGAAGCCCAAGCGGTCTCGCGCGAGCGCGCGAACCTCGCCGCCAAGGTCGAGGCCGTGCAGTCGATCGAGCGCGACCTCAAGGACGCCCTCGAATACGCCGAGCTGGCCGAGATGGAGTCCGATGAAGACTCGCTCAACGACGCTCGCGCCCAGCTGAAGTCGCTGAAGGAGCGCGCTGGTCGCGCCGAGCTCGAGGCGCTGCTGTCGGGCGAGGCTGACGGCAACGACTGCTATGTCGAAATCAACTCCGGGGCCGGCGGCACCGAGTCCTGCGACTGGGCCGGTATCCTTTTGCGCATGTACACCCGTTGGGCCAACGCCCACGGCATGACCACCGAGCTGATCGAAGAGACTGACGGCGATCAGGCCGGCATCAAGTCCGCGACCCTGCTGGTCAAGGGGCCTAACGCCTATGGCTGGTTGAAGACCGAAGCCGGCGTCCACCGTCTGGTGCGCATCAGTCCTTATGACAGCAGCGCGCGCCGTCACACCTCGTTCGCCTCGGCCTGGGTTTATCCGGTGGTCGATGACAATATCGAGATCGAGATCAATCCTTCAGACGTGCGCACTGATACCTACCGTGCGTCCGGCGCCGGTGGACAGCACATCAACAAGACGGACTCGGCGGTGCGTCTGACGCACATTCCGACCGGTATCGCCGTAGCCTGCCAGGCAGGCCGTTCGCAGCACCAGAACCGCGAAGAGGCCTGGAAGATGCTGCGTGCGCGCCTCTATGAGGCCGAGCTTCAAAAACGCGAAGCCGCGCAGCAGGCGCTGGAGGACACCAAGACCGACATCGGCTGGGGTCATCAGATCCGCAGCTATGTCCTGCAGCCCTATCAGATGGTCAAGGACCTGCGGACCAACGTCGAGACCTCCGACACCCAAGGGGTCCTGGACGGCGACCTCGACGCCTTCATGGCCGCGTCCCTGGCCCAACGCGTGGGTCACACCCGCGACGGCGGCGAGGCCGCGTAA